The proteins below come from a single Agrococcus beijingensis genomic window:
- a CDS encoding SRPBCC family protein: MPQVNDSIDVQAPISAVYALWTQFEDFPKFMGGVESITQQTDDKLHWEVSIAGVEREFDAEITEQHLDERVAWRSLDGETHAGVVTFHRIDDSTTRVNLQLDWKPQGVVEAAGALLQIDDAQIGKDLKRFKELAEQAPARQAAESGWEGDISRPADGVGL; this comes from the coding sequence ATGCCCCAGGTCAACGACAGCATCGACGTGCAGGCCCCGATCAGCGCCGTCTACGCGCTCTGGACCCAGTTCGAGGACTTCCCCAAGTTCATGGGCGGCGTCGAGTCGATCACCCAGCAGACCGACGACAAGCTGCACTGGGAGGTCTCGATCGCCGGGGTCGAGCGGGAGTTCGACGCCGAGATCACCGAGCAGCACCTCGACGAGCGCGTCGCCTGGCGCAGCCTCGACGGCGAGACGCACGCTGGCGTCGTCACGTTCCACCGCATCGACGACAGCACCACGCGCGTCAACCTGCAGCTCGACTGGAAGCCCCAGGGCGTCGTCGAGGCGGCCGGCGCGCTGCTGCAGATCGACGACGCGCAGATCGGCAAGGACCTGAAGCGCTTCAAGGAGCTGGCCGAGCAGGCGCCCGCCCGCCAGGCCGCCGAGTCGGGCTGGGAGGGCGACATCTCCCGCCCGGCCGACGGCGTCGGTCTCTGA
- a CDS encoding TIGR01777 family oxidoreductase: protein MSIQHWSTIEAPIGEVFAWHERPGALQRLMPPWVPGKVRREAESLVDGRAELALPGGQIWVGRHDPAGYVAGRAFVDERVDDGLSSAALAAVRWRHEHRFDAVALATGVEGTRMHDAVDTLIGSHLLRPMFVYRHRQLADDIRRQRELRTAPMTVAVTGSSGLIGSALSAFLTTAGHTVVRLVRREAGEGERRWDPDAPTPELLDGVDAVVHLAGASIFGRFDEGHRHRIRASRIGPTRRLAELAAASGVRAFVSASAIGLYGSDRGDELLSERSAAGDGFLAEVVADWEAEARAAADGGVRTVQVRTGLVQTPRGGMLQVLRPIYAAGLGGPLASGEHWQSWIDLDDLVDIYARALVDERLEGPINAVAPEPVRQAEFAAELAAALHRPAVLRTPSLGPRVLLGHQGMQELALADQRVVPARLTELGHRFRRPRLEDAFRHQLGRQREAGR, encoded by the coding sequence ATGAGCATCCAGCACTGGAGCACGATCGAGGCGCCCATCGGCGAGGTCTTCGCCTGGCACGAGCGGCCGGGCGCGCTGCAGCGGCTGATGCCGCCGTGGGTGCCGGGCAAGGTGCGGCGCGAGGCAGAGTCGCTCGTCGACGGTCGCGCCGAGCTCGCGCTGCCCGGCGGCCAGATCTGGGTCGGCAGGCACGACCCGGCAGGGTACGTCGCGGGCCGGGCGTTCGTCGACGAGCGCGTCGACGACGGGCTGAGCTCTGCCGCGCTGGCGGCGGTGCGGTGGCGGCACGAGCACCGCTTCGACGCGGTCGCGCTGGCCACCGGTGTCGAGGGCACGCGCATGCACGATGCCGTCGACACGCTCATCGGCTCGCACCTGCTGCGCCCGATGTTCGTCTACCGCCATCGGCAGCTGGCCGACGACATCCGCCGCCAGCGCGAGCTGCGCACCGCGCCCATGACCGTCGCCGTCACCGGCTCCTCCGGCCTCATCGGCTCGGCACTGAGCGCCTTCCTGACGACCGCCGGCCACACGGTCGTGCGGCTCGTGCGCCGAGAGGCCGGCGAGGGGGAGCGGCGCTGGGATCCGGATGCGCCCACGCCCGAGCTGCTCGACGGCGTCGATGCGGTCGTGCACCTCGCCGGCGCATCGATCTTCGGCCGCTTCGACGAGGGCCATCGCCACCGGATCCGTGCCAGCCGCATCGGCCCCACCCGGCGGCTCGCCGAGCTGGCGGCGGCGAGCGGCGTGCGTGCCTTCGTCAGCGCATCCGCCATCGGCCTGTACGGCTCCGACCGCGGCGACGAGCTGCTGTCCGAGCGCAGCGCGGCGGGCGACGGGTTCCTCGCCGAGGTCGTGGCCGACTGGGAGGCCGAGGCCCGAGCGGCCGCCGACGGCGGCGTGCGCACGGTGCAGGTGCGCACCGGACTGGTGCAGACCCCCCGAGGCGGCATGCTGCAGGTGCTCCGGCCGATCTACGCGGCGGGGCTCGGCGGCCCGCTCGCGAGCGGCGAGCACTGGCAGTCGTGGATCGACCTCGACGACCTGGTCGACATCTATGCGCGGGCGCTCGTCGACGAGCGCCTCGAGGGCCCGATCAACGCCGTGGCGCCCGAGCCCGTGCGCCAAGCCGAGTTCGCCGCCGAGCTGGCCGCCGCGCTGCACCGGCCGGCGGTGCTGCGCACGCCCTCGCTCGGCCCGCGCGTGCTGCTCGGCCACCAGGGCATGCAGGAGCTCGCACTCGCCGACCAGCGCGTCGTGCCCGCTCGGCTGACCGAGCTCGGCCACCGGTTCAGACGGCCGCGGCTCGAGGACGCCTTCCGGCACCAGCTCGGCAGGCAGCGCGAGGCGGGCCGCTAG
- a CDS encoding TRAP transporter large permease, translating into MIDPGTISAILIGGLVLLLAVGAPVSISIALPSALCMLLIVDFDRGAVTSAQQMLGGADSFALLAIPFFILAGVIMNNGGIAERLINLARVLVGRTPAPLVQSNVIANAIFGTVSGSAVASAAAVGSTMAPMQQKAGYDRAFSAAANIASAPAGMLIPPSNTLIVYSLAAGGTSVGALFVAGYVPGVLWALACAAVVFVYARRHPELKGEPFPGFAVLLTTFLRALPSLGLIVVAIGGIVAGFFTPTEGSAIAVLYALGLSFIYRTISVKELPRILYDACRTSAIVIFLIAVSTIMSYVMTYARLPQLIAETLFGWTDSKVVVLLIMMLVLLLIGIPLDPTPAILIFTPIFLPIAVSYGIDPVHFGIMMVFNLSIAVISPPSAPVLFVGTQVARAKLESVIAKLVPFLIVLVVMLFIVVFVPQLTLWLPGLMGLL; encoded by the coding sequence GTGATCGACCCCGGCACCATCAGCGCGATCCTGATCGGCGGCCTCGTGCTGCTGCTCGCCGTCGGCGCGCCCGTCTCCATCTCGATCGCGCTGCCGAGCGCGCTCTGCATGCTGCTCATCGTCGACTTCGACCGCGGCGCGGTCACGTCGGCGCAGCAGATGCTGGGCGGCGCCGACTCGTTCGCCCTGCTCGCGATCCCCTTCTTCATCCTCGCGGGCGTCATCATGAACAACGGCGGCATCGCCGAGCGACTCATCAACCTCGCTCGCGTGCTCGTCGGGCGCACGCCCGCACCGCTCGTGCAGTCGAACGTGATCGCCAACGCCATCTTCGGCACCGTCTCGGGCTCCGCGGTCGCGAGCGCCGCGGCCGTGGGCTCGACCATGGCACCCATGCAGCAGAAGGCCGGCTACGACCGGGCATTCAGTGCCGCGGCCAACATCGCCTCCGCCCCGGCCGGCATGCTGATCCCGCCGAGCAACACCCTGATCGTCTACTCGCTGGCGGCCGGCGGCACCTCGGTCGGCGCGCTCTTCGTCGCCGGCTACGTGCCCGGCGTCCTGTGGGCGCTCGCCTGCGCCGCGGTCGTCTTCGTCTACGCGCGCCGCCACCCCGAGCTCAAGGGCGAGCCGTTCCCGGGCTTCGCGGTGCTCCTCACGACGTTCCTCCGAGCACTGCCGTCGCTCGGCCTGATCGTCGTCGCGATCGGCGGCATCGTCGCCGGCTTCTTCACGCCGACCGAGGGGTCCGCGATCGCCGTGCTGTACGCGCTCGGACTCTCGTTCATCTACCGGACCATCTCGGTCAAGGAGCTGCCGCGCATCCTCTATGACGCGTGCCGCACGAGCGCGATCGTCATCTTCCTCATCGCGGTGTCGACGATCATGTCGTACGTCATGACCTACGCCAGGCTCCCGCAGCTCATCGCGGAGACGCTCTTCGGCTGGACCGACTCCAAGGTCGTCGTGCTGCTGATCATGATGCTCGTGCTGCTGCTCATCGGCATCCCGCTCGACCCCACCCCGGCGATCCTCATCTTCACGCCGATCTTCCTGCCGATCGCCGTCTCGTACGGGATCGATCCGGTGCACTTCGGCATCATGATGGTCTTCAACCTCTCGATCGCGGTCATCTCGCCGCCGTCGGCGCCGGTGCTCTTCGTCGGCACGCAGGTCGCGCGAGCGAAGCTCGAGTCCGTCATCGCGAAGCTGGTGCCGTTCCTGATCGTGCTCGTCGTGATGCTGTTCATCGTCGTCTTCGTCCCCCAGCTGACCCTGTGGCTCCCGGGCCTCATGGGCCTGCTCTGA
- a CDS encoding SRPBCC family protein: MQVDEQFEVQASRAQVFDLWTSFERFPEFMSGVESVYAETKERLRWRVAMQGIESSFYAVITEFEPDSRIAWVSVDQSSLGWWIDLEEIAPDRTCVMVRVIASPREGVGSSLDAIALDELKIRCDLQHFRALAEGALARAA, encoded by the coding sequence ATGCAGGTCGATGAGCAGTTCGAGGTCCAGGCGTCTCGCGCTCAGGTGTTCGACCTCTGGACCTCGTTCGAGCGATTCCCCGAGTTCATGAGCGGCGTCGAGTCGGTCTACGCGGAGACGAAGGAGCGCCTGCGCTGGCGCGTCGCGATGCAGGGCATCGAGTCCAGCTTCTATGCGGTGATCACGGAGTTCGAGCCCGATTCGCGCATCGCCTGGGTGAGCGTCGACCAGTCGAGCCTCGGCTGGTGGATCGACCTCGAGGAGATCGCCCCCGACCGCACCTGCGTCATGGTGCGCGTCATCGCCTCGCCGCGGGAGGGCGTCGGCAGCAGCCTCGACGCCATCGCCCTCGACGAGCTCAAGATCCGCTGCGACCTGCAGCATTTCCGCGCCCTTGCCGAGGGCGCGCTCGCACGGGCGGCCTGA
- a CDS encoding IclR family transcriptional regulator → MTAEPQALDTSAAPSGGASEKTLRVLEAAILHDRFTDIVEEAGLAKATVHRILATLVEQEFITGDAERGYQPGARFLRVAGRAVSSIDISAIAGPIVDRLVRDVDCTIHLGVVNGFEMVYVVRKDSSKPYRMASRVGLSMPMHSSGMGKAVLAHWAPEQVDGLVEAVGLPARTEDTITDPAALHEELARVRERGYALDLGENERGTVCVSAAIRDHLGRPTHGISISSIALEHPGSSIEQFAPQAIAAAAAISRALGAPS, encoded by the coding sequence ATGACTGCTGAGCCGCAGGCGCTCGACACCAGCGCCGCACCCTCCGGGGGTGCGAGCGAGAAGACGCTGCGCGTGCTCGAGGCGGCCATCCTCCACGACCGCTTCACCGACATCGTCGAGGAAGCGGGGCTCGCGAAGGCGACCGTCCACCGGATCCTCGCCACGCTCGTCGAGCAGGAGTTCATCACCGGCGACGCCGAGCGCGGCTACCAGCCGGGCGCGCGATTCCTGCGCGTCGCGGGCCGCGCCGTCTCGAGCATCGACATCTCGGCCATCGCCGGCCCCATCGTCGACCGACTGGTGCGCGACGTCGACTGCACGATCCACCTCGGCGTCGTCAACGGCTTCGAGATGGTCTACGTGGTGCGCAAGGACTCCTCGAAGCCCTACCGGATGGCGTCGCGCGTGGGCTTGTCGATGCCGATGCACAGCTCGGGGATGGGCAAGGCGGTGCTCGCACATTGGGCGCCCGAGCAGGTCGACGGGCTGGTCGAGGCGGTCGGGCTGCCGGCGCGCACCGAAGACACCATCACCGATCCTGCGGCGCTGCACGAGGAGCTGGCGCGCGTGCGGGAGCGCGGCTACGCCCTGGATCTGGGCGAGAACGAGCGCGGCACGGTGTGCGTCTCGGCAGCGATTCGCGATCACCTGGGCCGCCCGACCCACGGCATCTCGATCTCGTCGATCGCGCTCGAGCACCCCGGTTCGAGCATCGAGCAGTTCGCCCCGCAGGCGATCGCCGCGGCCGCCGCGATCTCGCGAGCGCTGGGAGCGCCGAGCTAG
- the argG gene encoding argininosuccinate synthase yields the protein MSKVLSSLPVGERVGIAFSGGLDTSCAVAWMRHNGAVPFTYTADIGQYDEPDIDAVPGRATEYGAEGARLVDAKGALVEEGLVALATGAFHIRSGGRTYFNTTPLGRAVTGMLLVRAMKEDGVEIWGDGSTYKGNDIERFYRYGLMANPGLRIYKPWLDARFVSELGGRKEMSEWLVAHGYPYRDATEKAYSTDANIWGATHEAKTLEHLDESMEIVEPIMGVKFWDESVAIATEDIAVRFEAGRPVAINGVEFPDAVALVMEANAIGGRHGLGMSDQIENRIIEAKSRGIYEAPGMALLHIAYERLLNAIHNEDTIATYHEQGRRLGRLMYEGRWLDPQSLMLRESIQRWVGSSVTGEVVLRLRRGEDYTIVDTRGEGFSYHPDKLSMERVGDAAFGPEDRIGQLTMRNLDIADSRSRLEGYAAAGLVQGETAKLLGALEAGRANEIMVSPDADPEAIEQSNDRAAMDLGTD from the coding sequence ATGTCCAAGGTCCTCTCCTCACTTCCCGTCGGCGAGCGCGTCGGCATCGCCTTCTCCGGAGGCCTCGACACCTCCTGCGCCGTGGCGTGGATGCGGCACAACGGCGCGGTGCCCTTCACGTACACCGCCGACATCGGGCAGTACGACGAGCCCGACATCGACGCGGTGCCCGGGCGCGCCACGGAGTACGGCGCCGAGGGAGCACGACTGGTGGATGCGAAGGGCGCGCTGGTCGAGGAGGGCCTGGTGGCGCTCGCCACCGGTGCGTTCCACATCCGCTCGGGCGGCCGCACCTACTTCAACACCACGCCGCTCGGCCGCGCCGTCACCGGCATGCTGCTCGTGCGCGCCATGAAGGAGGACGGCGTCGAGATCTGGGGCGACGGGTCGACCTACAAGGGCAACGACATCGAGCGCTTCTACCGCTACGGCCTGATGGCCAATCCGGGCCTGCGCATCTACAAGCCGTGGCTCGACGCGCGCTTCGTCAGCGAGCTGGGCGGCCGCAAGGAGATGTCGGAGTGGCTCGTCGCCCACGGCTACCCCTACCGCGACGCGACCGAGAAGGCCTACTCGACCGACGCGAACATCTGGGGCGCGACGCACGAGGCGAAGACGCTCGAGCACCTCGACGAGTCGATGGAGATCGTCGAGCCCATCATGGGCGTGAAGTTCTGGGACGAGTCGGTCGCGATCGCGACCGAGGACATCGCGGTGCGCTTCGAGGCGGGCCGCCCCGTCGCGATCAACGGCGTCGAGTTCCCGGATGCGGTGGCGCTGGTCATGGAGGCGAACGCGATCGGCGGTCGTCACGGGCTGGGCATGAGCGACCAGATCGAGAACCGCATCATCGAGGCGAAGAGCCGCGGCATCTACGAGGCGCCAGGCATGGCGCTGCTGCACATCGCCTACGAGCGGCTGCTGAACGCCATCCACAACGAGGACACCATCGCGACCTACCACGAGCAGGGCCGCCGCCTCGGGCGCCTCATGTACGAGGGCCGCTGGCTCGACCCGCAGTCGCTGATGCTGCGCGAGTCGATCCAGCGCTGGGTGGGCTCGTCGGTGACCGGCGAGGTCGTGCTGCGCCTGCGCCGCGGCGAGGACTACACGATCGTCGACACCCGCGGCGAGGGCTTCTCGTACCACCCGGACAAGCTGTCGATGGAGCGCGTCGGCGACGCGGCGTTCGGCCCCGAGGACCGCATCGGGCAGCTGACGATGCGCAACCTCGACATCGCCGACTCCCGCTCGCGGCTCGAGGGCTACGCGGCCGCCGGGCTCGTGCAGGGCGAGACGGCGAAGCTGCTGGGCGCGCTCGAGGCCGGGCGGGCGAACGAGATCATGGTCTCCCCCGATGCCGACCCCGAGGCGATCGAGCAGTCGAACGACCGTGCGGCGATGGACCTCGGCACGGACTAG
- the kduI gene encoding 5-dehydro-4-deoxy-D-glucuronate isomerase, producing MPVHGPTSPEQIPGSTQQQLRERYLVEDLFTPGEVRVVVTHYDRVVAVGAVPTDAPLALEAVPEIRSDRFLDHREIGIVNIGAAGTVVADGERFAMATGACLYLGRGVANVTFESDEAAHPARFYGFSAPAHTSYPTALVEPGQGTVRELGDPLTSNRRTLNQYIHENGVRSCQVVMGVTQLHPGSMWNTLPSHTHDRRTELYVYFDLPEDARVVHLMGEPTETRHLLVADGGLVLSPSWSIHSGVGSSNYSFVWAMAGENQSFDDMDAVAIADMR from the coding sequence ATGCCCGTCCACGGCCCCACCTCCCCCGAGCAGATCCCCGGCTCGACGCAGCAGCAGCTGCGCGAGCGCTACCTCGTCGAGGACCTCTTCACGCCCGGCGAGGTGCGCGTCGTGGTCACGCACTACGACCGCGTCGTCGCGGTCGGCGCCGTGCCGACCGACGCCCCGCTCGCGCTCGAGGCGGTGCCCGAGATCCGCTCCGACCGCTTCCTCGACCACCGCGAGATCGGCATCGTCAACATCGGCGCCGCCGGCACCGTCGTCGCCGACGGCGAGCGCTTCGCGATGGCCACCGGCGCGTGCCTGTACCTCGGCCGAGGTGTCGCCAACGTGACCTTCGAGAGCGACGAGGCCGCGCATCCGGCCCGGTTCTACGGCTTCTCGGCGCCCGCGCACACCAGCTACCCGACCGCCCTCGTCGAGCCGGGTCAGGGCACGGTGCGCGAGCTCGGCGACCCGCTCACCTCGAACCGGCGCACCCTGAACCAGTACATCCACGAGAACGGCGTGCGCTCGTGCCAAGTGGTCATGGGCGTCACGCAGCTGCACCCCGGCAGCATGTGGAACACGCTCCCGTCGCACACGCACGACCGCCGCACCGAGCTCTACGTCTACTTCGACCTGCCTGAGGACGCCCGCGTGGTGCACCTCATGGGCGAGCCGACCGAGACGCGCCACCTGCTGGTGGCCGACGGCGGCCTGGTGCTGTCGCCGTCGTGGTCGATCCACTCGGGCGTGGGATCATCGAACTACTCGTTCGTGTGGGCGATGGCCGGTGAGAACCAGTCGTTCGACGACATGGACGCCGTCGCGATCGCCGACATGAGATGA
- a CDS encoding YciI family protein, with protein sequence MRYVLFICTDPDGEPYDAATDDPGSWVGELEAAGRYVTGDRLRPAEDATTVRVRAGERIVTDGPFTESRERIAGFDIIEADDLDQAIETAAGHPMARFGRVEVRPVWPFE encoded by the coding sequence ATGCGCTACGTGCTGTTCATCTGCACCGACCCCGACGGCGAGCCGTACGACGCCGCGACCGACGACCCGGGCAGTTGGGTCGGCGAGCTCGAGGCGGCCGGCCGCTACGTGACGGGCGACCGGCTGCGGCCGGCCGAGGACGCCACGACCGTGCGCGTTCGCGCCGGCGAGCGGATCGTCACCGACGGGCCGTTCACCGAGAGCCGCGAGCGGATCGCGGGCTTCGACATCATCGAGGCCGACGACCTCGACCAGGCGATCGAAACGGCCGCCGGGCACCCGATGGCGCGCTTCGGCCGCGTCGAGGTGCGGCCGGTGTGGCCGTTCGAGTAG